A part of Lactobacillus sp. ESL0700 genomic DNA contains:
- a CDS encoding galactokinase — translation MQKEELKDKFTEIYHENPKGYYFSPGRINLIGEHTDYNGGHVFPCAITLGIYGAVSARDDQTFRLYSTSFAELGIIDVDLNDLHFVKEDSWTNYAKGMMHFLLTKGAQITHGLNIYIDGNIPDGAGLSSSAALEMLIGVILKDQFDLDFSALDLVKMGVSTENDFIGVNSGIMDQFAVAMSKQNQAILLDTNTLDYSMVPLNLQDNVIVIMNTNKRRELADSKYNERRSECEQALHDLQKGLNIKSLGELDSRTLDQYSSLLSSETLLKRARHAVWENERTLYAEQALQKGDLAQFGRLINASHVSLENDYEVTGKELDTLVHTAWQQPGVLGARMTGAGFGGCAIALVNKKDVEAFKQSVGTVYEQVIGYAPSFYLAETADGAKVLK, via the coding sequence ATGCAAAAAGAAGAATTAAAAGATAAGTTTACTGAAATATATCATGAAAACCCTAAGGGTTATTATTTTTCCCCAGGTAGAATTAATTTAATCGGTGAGCATACTGACTATAATGGTGGTCATGTATTTCCATGTGCAATTACCTTGGGAATATATGGTGCTGTAAGTGCCCGCGATGACCAGACATTTCGTCTTTACTCTACCAGTTTTGCGGAGCTGGGCATAATTGATGTTGACCTGAATGACCTCCATTTTGTCAAAGAGGATTCTTGGACTAACTATGCTAAAGGGATGATGCACTTTTTATTAACTAAAGGTGCGCAAATTACGCATGGCTTAAATATTTATATCGACGGCAACATTCCCGACGGTGCGGGCTTGTCTTCGTCAGCTGCTCTGGAAATGTTAATCGGCGTGATTTTGAAAGATCAGTTTGACCTCGACTTTAGTGCGCTTGATCTTGTCAAGATGGGTGTTTCAACTGAGAATGACTTCATTGGCGTAAATTCAGGAATTATGGACCAATTTGCAGTAGCGATGAGTAAGCAAAATCAGGCAATCTTACTTGATACCAATACTCTAGACTACAGTATGGTGCCCCTCAATTTGCAAGATAATGTCATTGTCATTATGAACACGAATAAGCGGCGTGAACTAGCAGATTCCAAATATAATGAGCGCAGAAGTGAGTGTGAACAGGCACTTCATGACTTACAAAAAGGATTAAATATTAAATCTTTAGGCGAGCTTGATAGCAGAACCTTGGACCAATATAGTTCGCTGCTATCTTCAGAAACACTGCTCAAGAGAGCGCGCCATGCAGTTTGGGAAAACGAGCGGACATTATACGCTGAACAGGCGTTGCAAAAAGGCGACTTGGCACAATTTGGGCGGCTAATTAATGCTTCGCATGTATCTCTAGAAAACGATTATGAGGTTACAGGTAAGGAACTGGATACGCTTGTTCATACCGCATGGCAGCAGCCAGGCGTATTAGGTGCAAGAATGACAGGTGCTGGTTTTGGCGGCTGTGCAATTGCGCTGGTTAATAAAAAAGATGTGGAAGCATTTAAGCAAAGTGTCGGCACTGTATATGAGCAAGTGATTGGCTACGCGCCATCGTTTTATCTTGCTGAAACTGCAGATGGTGCCAAGGTCTTAAAGTAG